Proteins encoded together in one Synechococcus sp. BL107 window:
- a CDS encoding NAD-dependent epimerase/dehydratase family protein, whose protein sequence is MNLTIVGCGFVGLALAHQLQGERSHLTLTLTLTTTREERFAELEPLADHVRICDASDAISLKQALCDAEVALFCLGPKGDRQVDEDGYRNTFIDSFHCLTSLLPQLPQLRHIIYTSSCSVYGDAQGEWVSESTPTNPSNGHGAVLVDSEALLQTIDQPTRRVCILRLGALHGPGREFKDRFQNLAGQTRPGRGQQFTNWVHVDDVAGAIKAAMTEKWSGVINIVNDQPIRIAELIDRTLSSEGLEPIRWVDDPKTASSGRRVRNTRLHALGYVLKHPKATF, encoded by the coding sequence ATGAATCTCACCATCGTCGGTTGCGGCTTTGTCGGTCTCGCCTTGGCGCATCAACTTCAAGGGGAGCGATCACATCTCACTCTCACTCTCACTCTCACCACAACCCGAGAGGAGCGATTCGCTGAATTAGAGCCCCTTGCCGATCACGTGAGGATCTGCGATGCCAGCGATGCCATCTCCCTCAAGCAAGCCTTATGCGATGCAGAAGTCGCGTTGTTTTGCCTTGGACCTAAGGGCGATCGTCAAGTGGATGAAGATGGCTACCGAAACACCTTTATCGACAGCTTCCACTGCTTAACAAGCTTGCTTCCGCAACTCCCACAACTACGTCACATCATCTACACGAGTAGCTGTTCGGTCTACGGCGATGCACAAGGAGAGTGGGTTAGTGAATCAACCCCCACCAATCCCAGCAATGGTCATGGCGCTGTCTTGGTGGACAGTGAGGCTCTCCTGCAAACGATCGATCAACCAACGCGTCGAGTCTGCATTCTTCGCCTTGGCGCTCTCCATGGACCAGGCCGTGAATTCAAAGACCGCTTTCAAAACCTCGCCGGTCAGACACGACCTGGACGTGGGCAACAATTCACCAATTGGGTTCACGTTGATGACGTAGCAGGTGCCATTAAGGCTGCAATGACGGAAAAATGGAGTGGTGTCATCAATATCGTCAACGATCAACCGATCCGCATCGCGGAACTAATCGACAGAACCCTCTCAAGCGAAGGACTCGAGCCGATTCGATGGGTTGATGATCCCAAAACCGCAAGCAGTGGTCGTCGCGTTCGAAATACTCGTCTTCACGCCCTGGGCTACGTCCTAAAGCATCCAAAAGCGACGTTTTAA
- the glp gene encoding gephyrin-like molybdotransferase Glp — MSGSAEPYGIEGLPLLEARNKILAALKPTQKTEAVALNQALGRINAEPVVAPEAIPGFRASVMDGYALGQQTQPQQGDQWTLQGRSAPGAPFQGSLNPGEAIRILTGAPLPPGAGWVLPQELVCTQDTELSLEGKASDNPWIRAADEECKAEDCLLDPGQRLTPALLGRLASCGIAQLLVYQQPRIGLIISGDELVPAGTTRPPGTIWESNGTLLIALIQTLGQKVDHHYVVADEPQTLRQTLQDLSKQCDVVVSTGGVSAGDSDWIRPLVAELGAVEFWKLFLKPGRPFAFGTLGDGVPFFGLPGNPVAAAVTALQLLWPALQAIEGQTTPELFPRVRVELTDQLLRRPGRPELARARLDVGPSGQLLARLNGSQASSRIGSLEGADLLLELPADADDLKAGDELWAQLIRRTVF, encoded by the coding sequence GTGTCTGGAAGCGCTGAGCCCTACGGCATCGAGGGGCTGCCTCTCTTGGAGGCCCGAAATAAAATCCTCGCAGCCCTAAAGCCAACCCAAAAAACTGAAGCCGTTGCACTGAACCAAGCCTTGGGTCGCATCAACGCCGAACCTGTTGTTGCACCGGAGGCCATACCTGGATTCAGAGCATCAGTGATGGATGGCTACGCACTTGGACAGCAGACACAACCGCAACAAGGTGACCAATGGACGCTTCAAGGGCGATCCGCGCCAGGTGCTCCCTTCCAAGGGTCTTTAAACCCAGGAGAAGCGATCCGAATTCTCACAGGAGCCCCCTTACCTCCTGGAGCGGGATGGGTGCTGCCGCAAGAACTTGTGTGCACCCAAGACACGGAACTCAGCCTCGAAGGCAAAGCATCCGATAACCCTTGGATCCGCGCAGCCGATGAGGAGTGCAAAGCCGAAGATTGCCTTTTGGATCCAGGGCAACGCCTTACCCCAGCACTCCTCGGGCGTCTAGCCAGCTGCGGCATTGCCCAACTCTTGGTTTATCAACAACCCCGGATCGGCCTGATCATTAGTGGCGACGAACTAGTGCCAGCTGGAACTACAAGACCACCAGGCACCATTTGGGAAAGCAATGGAACACTGCTCATCGCACTGATCCAAACCCTTGGCCAAAAAGTGGATCACCATTACGTTGTCGCTGATGAACCGCAAACACTCCGCCAAACGCTGCAGGATTTAAGCAAGCAATGCGATGTCGTCGTCAGCACAGGTGGCGTCTCAGCAGGAGACAGCGACTGGATTCGACCGCTGGTGGCTGAACTTGGTGCCGTCGAATTCTGGAAGCTCTTCTTGAAGCCAGGTCGTCCCTTCGCTTTCGGCACCCTCGGGGACGGCGTCCCGTTCTTCGGCCTCCCAGGAAATCCAGTCGCCGCAGCCGTTACCGCCTTGCAACTGCTCTGGCCCGCACTGCAAGCCATCGAAGGCCAAACCACACCCGAACTTTTCCCACGCGTACGCGTCGAACTCACGGATCAGCTCCTACGTCGCCCCGGACGTCCCGAGTTGGCACGGGCTCGGTTAGACGTCGGCCCTTCAGGACAGTTGCTGGCACGCCTGAATGGATCACAAGCCTCCTCACGAATCGGATCCCTCGAAGGAGCGGATCTACTCCTCGAACTCCCAGCTGATGCAGACGACCTCAAAGCAGGGGACGAGCTGTGGGCTCAATTGATCCGACGAACCGTGTTCTGA
- the moaC gene encoding cyclic pyranopterin monophosphate synthase MoaC, whose product MQSDRNLSHLNSKGDVHMVDVGDRPSSYREAHAQGSIQMDRETLDLILRGETPKGDVLAVARIAAIQAAKRTWELIPLCHPISLSGMDVDIQPDEHLPGLRLNCRCRTTGPTGVEMEAMVAVSVGLLTLYDMLKAIDPAMTIGSIQLIHKSGGRNGVWKR is encoded by the coding sequence ATGCAAAGCGACCGCAATCTGAGCCACCTCAACAGCAAAGGCGACGTGCACATGGTGGATGTTGGAGATCGACCCTCCAGCTATCGGGAAGCACATGCCCAAGGCAGCATCCAGATGGATCGGGAAACCTTGGACTTAATTCTGCGCGGAGAAACGCCAAAAGGTGATGTATTGGCTGTGGCTCGAATTGCAGCAATCCAAGCCGCCAAACGCACCTGGGAGCTGATTCCCTTGTGCCATCCGATTTCCTTGAGCGGAATGGACGTCGACATCCAACCCGACGAACACCTACCTGGACTAAGGCTGAATTGCCGATGTCGGACCACTGGGCCGACCGGCGTAGAAATGGAAGCCATGGTTGCGGTGTCCGTCGGACTACTCACCCTCTACGACATGCTTAAAGCGATCGATCCAGCCATGACGATTGGTTCGATTCAACTCATCCACAAGTCAGGGGGGCGCAACGGTGTCTGGAAGCGCTGA
- a CDS encoding carbonic anhydrase, giving the protein MRLHRRKLLETSAGLAITAFIGGQSAAASTEGSCQPRDPLKNLMEGNHRFSNAWQEAGRNPSTNLGSELQNNRCFNAPQTLINEQHPWATLLTCADSRVSPSWIFDTTPGELFVIRSAGNTAFDAAIASIEYSVSILQTPLVMVMGHSGCGAISTAMGNSALTPSLERLITPIRSQIADSPDLTAAVRSNALGTATTLRDNSPLLREAEAKGSLKLVVSYFDLQTGAVTLI; this is encoded by the coding sequence ATGCGCTTGCATCGCCGAAAACTGCTCGAAACCTCTGCAGGTTTAGCCATCACAGCCTTCATCGGCGGGCAATCTGCGGCGGCTTCAACCGAGGGATCCTGCCAACCGAGAGATCCCTTAAAGAATTTGATGGAGGGCAACCACCGCTTCTCGAATGCTTGGCAAGAGGCAGGTCGCAACCCCTCCACCAATCTCGGAAGCGAACTCCAAAACAACCGCTGCTTCAACGCTCCACAAACGCTGATCAACGAGCAACATCCCTGGGCCACCCTGCTCACTTGTGCGGACTCACGCGTTTCTCCAAGCTGGATCTTCGACACCACACCTGGAGAACTTTTTGTAATTCGAAGCGCAGGCAACACTGCTTTTGATGCCGCAATCGCTTCGATCGAATACAGCGTGAGCATTCTGCAAACACCCCTGGTGATGGTGATGGGCCACAGCGGATGTGGCGCCATATCAACGGCCATGGGAAATAGTGCGTTAACTCCCTCTTTGGAGCGGCTGATCACCCCAATCCGCTCTCAAATCGCAGATAGCCCTGACCTGACAGCAGCCGTGCGCAGCAATGCGCTGGGAACAGCCACAACCTTGAGAGACAACAGCCCTTTGCTTCGTGAAGCGGAAGCCAAAGGCAGCTTGAAGCTGGTCGTGAGCTACTTCGATCTCCAAACAGGTGCCGTGACCTTGATCTAA
- a CDS encoding nitrate reductase associated protein: MADAGVMKRSLISANHCFAFERDFVGTWRCIPLCVRRKLDLMGLKLKLSHWLELSQTQRQELVDWSDAPDALEQCRETLRSLTRSMADGMAKDLAPAVDTPWQQVHAMPVEVADAATARGVRLTAAQWANLSELDRFCLCKLVRPGHDHHNLAAAFSEVLG, from the coding sequence ATGGCTGATGCTGGTGTGATGAAACGTTCGCTTATCTCTGCCAATCACTGCTTCGCTTTCGAGCGGGATTTTGTGGGAACTTGGCGTTGTATTCCACTTTGTGTTCGGCGCAAATTGGACTTAATGGGGCTGAAGCTGAAGTTGAGTCATTGGTTGGAGCTGTCGCAGACCCAGCGCCAAGAATTGGTGGATTGGTCGGATGCTCCAGATGCCCTTGAACAGTGTCGGGAGACGTTGCGCTCTCTGACTCGATCGATGGCTGATGGCATGGCGAAGGATCTTGCTCCAGCCGTGGATACGCCATGGCAGCAAGTTCATGCCATGCCGGTTGAGGTGGCTGATGCTGCGACAGCGCGCGGGGTGCGGTTGACTGCAGCGCAGTGGGCGAACTTGTCTGAGTTGGATCGATTTTGTCTTTGTAAGTTGGTCCGCCCTGGGCATGACCATCACAACCTGGCGGCAGCCTTCAGCGAAGTGTTGGGGTGA
- a CDS encoding nitrate reductase: MTQSPRSVRSQCPYCGVGCGLELLPPAEKGRAVRRDAEGNPMWTARGDRQHPSSLGQVCIKGATVGETLASGRLRQPLFRSSFNDNFEAISWDDALERITKQMACSLERRGNANSIAMYGSGQFHTEDYYVAQKLMKGALGTNNFDANSRLCMSSAVAGYTRSLGSDGPPCCYDDLDHCSVAFLIGTNTAECHPVLFQRLLKRKKRNPGSVTIVVVDPRRTDTAKAADIHLPIAPGSDLALLHGIAHLVLRENGQDPAFIDDHTENYEAFFDVVARWTPRRVARFCNLPEKRLREVAQLFHRRENVLSLWSMGVNQRQEGTAVVCGLINLHLLTGQIGKEGAGPFSLTGQPNAMGGREAGGLSHLLPGYRLVANDQHRQDVEQAWKFPAGSIAATPGLAAWQQIEAMERGEIDLWWVAATNPLVSMPDLDRVKAAMSKCPLVVVSEAYADSETSHYAHLLLPAAQWSEKEGAMTNSERRVTYCPAYRRRFGESRPDWEVFAEVGQRLGFEKQFRFNSAADVYAEFAELTRGRLCDMSGLSHALLAEEGPQQWPCPSESTTPHESKRLYTDHRFATPSGRARFSIDQPLGLAEPPCDTYPLVLTVGRYLGQWHTMTRTGKVERLRSMHPEPLLEIHPGDAQELNVVNGELAAISSRRGHITATVKVTDKIRRGSVFLPMHWGFTQESACEANTLMHDQACPISKQPELKACAVIVAAAVSVVKPIEQEKGRLEALRRLLTPTLR, encoded by the coding sequence ATGACCCAAAGCCCCCGCAGCGTGCGCAGCCAATGCCCCTACTGCGGAGTGGGCTGCGGCCTGGAACTCTTGCCCCCTGCTGAGAAAGGTCGAGCCGTTCGTCGGGATGCGGAAGGCAACCCAATGTGGACAGCCCGTGGCGACCGGCAACATCCTTCAAGCCTCGGTCAGGTGTGCATCAAAGGTGCCACCGTCGGCGAGACCCTCGCCAGTGGTCGGCTCCGCCAACCACTATTTCGCAGCAGTTTCAATGACAATTTTGAAGCCATTAGTTGGGATGACGCTCTTGAGCGAATCACCAAGCAAATGGCCTGCAGTTTGGAGCGTCGAGGCAACGCTAATAGCATTGCGATGTATGGCTCTGGTCAGTTCCACACAGAGGACTACTACGTCGCCCAAAAGCTGATGAAGGGTGCCCTTGGCACCAACAACTTTGATGCCAACTCAAGGCTGTGCATGAGTTCAGCCGTGGCTGGATACACCCGAAGCCTCGGATCTGACGGCCCGCCCTGCTGCTACGACGACCTCGATCACTGCAGCGTGGCATTCCTGATTGGCACCAACACGGCCGAATGCCATCCCGTGTTGTTCCAGCGTCTACTCAAACGAAAAAAACGCAATCCCGGAAGCGTCACGATCGTCGTCGTCGATCCCCGCCGAACCGATACCGCTAAAGCAGCAGACATCCACCTACCAATTGCACCAGGAAGTGACCTTGCCTTGCTTCACGGCATCGCTCACCTGGTTCTTCGAGAAAACGGCCAAGACCCAGCATTCATTGATGACCACACCGAAAACTACGAAGCCTTTTTCGACGTCGTAGCCCGCTGGACACCAAGGCGCGTAGCCCGCTTCTGCAACCTCCCCGAAAAGCGATTACGGGAAGTGGCGCAATTATTCCACCGCCGTGAAAACGTCCTCAGCCTTTGGTCGATGGGGGTGAACCAGCGGCAAGAAGGCACCGCTGTGGTGTGCGGCCTGATCAACCTGCATTTACTCACCGGACAAATCGGCAAAGAGGGAGCTGGCCCCTTCTCTTTGACGGGGCAACCCAACGCCATGGGCGGCCGTGAAGCAGGTGGTCTATCCCACCTACTTCCGGGTTATCGGTTGGTCGCTAACGATCAACATCGGCAGGACGTTGAGCAAGCTTGGAAGTTTCCAGCCGGCAGCATCGCAGCCACACCCGGTCTTGCCGCTTGGCAACAGATCGAAGCGATGGAGAGGGGCGAGATCGACCTCTGGTGGGTGGCCGCAACCAATCCCCTCGTCAGCATGCCTGATCTGGACAGGGTGAAAGCTGCCATGAGCAAGTGTCCTTTGGTCGTGGTGAGTGAGGCCTACGCCGATTCCGAAACCTCCCATTACGCCCACTTACTCCTACCTGCCGCCCAATGGAGTGAGAAGGAAGGAGCCATGACGAACTCGGAGCGCAGAGTCACCTATTGCCCCGCTTACCGCCGCCGATTTGGCGAAAGCCGCCCGGACTGGGAAGTGTTTGCAGAGGTGGGACAACGACTCGGCTTCGAGAAGCAGTTCCGCTTCAACTCAGCCGCTGACGTCTATGCCGAATTTGCTGAGCTCACCCGAGGCCGACTCTGCGATATGTCTGGCCTCAGCCATGCCTTACTTGCAGAGGAGGGGCCTCAACAATGGCCATGTCCAAGCGAAAGCACCACCCCCCACGAATCCAAACGGCTCTACACCGACCATCGGTTTGCAACGCCATCCGGGCGCGCACGCTTCTCGATCGACCAACCGCTGGGCCTCGCTGAACCCCCATGCGACACCTATCCACTCGTGCTGACGGTGGGGCGCTACCTCGGGCAATGGCACACGATGACCCGCACTGGAAAAGTGGAGCGTCTGCGAAGCATGCATCCCGAACCCCTTCTAGAGATTCACCCCGGCGATGCCCAAGAACTCAACGTTGTAAACGGTGAATTGGCAGCGATCAGCTCTCGCCGTGGACACATCACCGCAACAGTGAAGGTGACCGACAAGATCCGACGCGGCTCCGTGTTCTTGCCGATGCACTGGGGCTTTACCCAAGAGAGCGCCTGCGAAGCCAACACATTGATGCACGATCAAGCCTGTCCTATTTCAAAGCAGCCCGAGCTGAAAGCCTGTGCTGTGATCGTGGCGGCGGCGGTGTCGGTGGTGAAGCCCATCGAACAAGAGAAGGGGCGGCTGGAAGCACTGCGCCGTCTGCTCACCCCAACACTTCGCTGA
- a CDS encoding MFS transporter yields the protein MLRDLWSFQGRYRTLHLTWFAFFLTFVVWFNLAPLATTVKADLGLTLGQIRTVAICNVALTIPARVLIGMLLDKYGPRLTYSGILVFSAIPCLLFASAQDFNQLVVARLLLSIVGAGFVIGIRMVAEWFPPKEIGLAEGIYGGWGNFGSAFSALTMVALAGFLSFSGGFELPTGAVLNWRGAIAITGIISAAYGIFYFFNVTDTPPGKTYQRPSRTAGLEVTSMRDFWGLLGMNVPFAAILCVLCWRLQKVGFLNAGTYPLAIGAVAVWFAFQTWGIIRTNRELILGTKVYPKEDRYEFRQVAILELTYIVNFGSELAVVSMLPTFFETTFDLPKATAGILASCFAFVNLVARPAGGLISDKVGSRKNTMGFLTAGLGVGYLVMSMIKPGTFTGTTGIVIAVAITMLASFFVQSGEGATFALVPLVKRRITGQVAGLVGAYGNVGAVTYLTIFSLLPMWMGGGGEPTPEVIAASNSAFFQILGVAGLIVAFFCFFFLKEPKGSFDELHEGEVA from the coding sequence ATGCTTCGCGACCTTTGGTCGTTCCAGGGAAGGTATCGAACCCTCCACCTCACCTGGTTCGCCTTTTTCCTGACCTTCGTGGTCTGGTTCAACCTGGCCCCTCTTGCTACCACCGTTAAAGCGGATCTCGGACTCACGCTGGGTCAGATCCGCACCGTGGCTATTTGCAACGTGGCCCTCACCATCCCGGCTCGCGTGCTCATCGGCATGCTGCTCGATAAATACGGGCCTCGGCTCACCTACTCAGGGATCCTGGTCTTTTCAGCCATCCCCTGCCTGCTGTTTGCGTCGGCACAGGATTTCAACCAATTGGTGGTGGCTCGTCTGCTGCTCTCCATCGTTGGCGCCGGCTTCGTGATCGGAATCCGCATGGTGGCTGAATGGTTCCCACCCAAAGAGATCGGCTTAGCCGAGGGCATCTACGGCGGCTGGGGCAACTTTGGCTCCGCCTTTTCCGCTCTCACCATGGTGGCCCTCGCCGGCTTCCTGTCGTTCTCCGGTGGATTTGAACTACCAACTGGTGCGGTTTTGAACTGGCGTGGAGCCATTGCCATCACCGGCATCATTTCTGCCGCGTACGGCATTTTCTACTTCTTCAACGTCACCGATACACCTCCGGGCAAGACCTACCAACGCCCTTCGAGAACCGCAGGTTTAGAAGTCACCTCGATGCGTGATTTCTGGGGATTGCTGGGAATGAATGTTCCCTTCGCAGCCATTCTTTGCGTGCTCTGCTGGCGCCTGCAAAAAGTTGGATTCCTGAATGCGGGCACTTACCCACTGGCCATTGGCGCCGTGGCTGTTTGGTTTGCTTTCCAAACCTGGGGAATTATTCGAACCAATCGAGAACTGATTCTTGGCACCAAGGTTTATCCCAAAGAAGACCGTTATGAATTCCGCCAAGTTGCCATTTTGGAGCTCACGTACATCGTGAACTTCGGCTCCGAGCTGGCGGTGGTGTCCATGCTGCCGACCTTCTTTGAAACGACATTCGATCTGCCGAAAGCCACAGCAGGCATCCTGGCGTCTTGCTTCGCCTTCGTGAACCTGGTCGCCCGTCCTGCTGGAGGCCTGATCTCCGACAAAGTTGGTAGCCGGAAAAACACGATGGGCTTCCTCACCGCTGGATTGGGAGTCGGCTACTTGGTGATGAGCATGATCAAACCCGGTACCTTCACCGGCACCACTGGAATCGTCATAGCCGTGGCGATCACCATGCTCGCGTCCTTCTTCGTGCAGTCCGGCGAGGGGGCAACATTTGCTCTGGTCCCCCTTGTCAAACGTCGCATCACCGGACAGGTGGCCGGACTCGTCGGTGCCTACGGCAACGTTGGTGCCGTGACTTACCTCACGATTTTCAGCCTTCTGCCGATGTGGATGGGCGGTGGCGGAGAACCAACTCCCGAGGTGATCGCTGCTTCCAACAGCGCCTTCTTCCAGATCCTGGGTGTAGCTGGTCTGATCGTCGCCTTCTTCTGCTTCTTCTTCCTCAAGGAACCCAAAGGTTCCTTCGATGAGTTGCATGAAGGCGAAGTGGCCTAA